In Gimesia benthica, a single window of DNA contains:
- a CDS encoding Sec-independent protein translocase subunit TatA/TatB: MFQTITHINAVPAFLGMPGGYEMIIVGIIALLLFGKRLPEVARSLGKGIVEFKKGVSGIEDEVNQASYSHSQPETPRPKPEERSEEFTAPKFEVPSSEPKEEKSEQA, translated from the coding sequence ATGTTCCAGACCATCACACACATCAATGCCGTCCCCGCCTTTCTGGGTATGCCTGGCGGTTATGAAATGATCATTGTCGGCATTATTGCCCTGCTGCTGTTTGGCAAACGATTGCCAGAAGTCGCCCGCAGCCTGGGTAAGGGGATTGTCGAATTCAAAAAGGGAGTGAGTGGTATCGAGGACGAAGTCAATCAGGCTTCTTACTCACATTCTCAGCCTGAAACACCACGCCCCAAACCGGAAGAACGTTCGGAAGAATTCACTGCTCCGAAATTCGAAGTTCCCAGTTCCGAACCCAAAGAAGAAAAATCAGAGCAGGCTTAG